The Clostridia bacterium genomic interval ATGTACATCAAGCTCCTTCCAAATAGTATTGAAGTAATTTTTGAAGTTATTATCATCTCTGCACTTCAACGGGGATCTGTCGGCACAAGAAAATGCTATTTGATGAATACTCTTTATTTTTGCAGGTCTGTTTGTGAGCACTACTACTCTATCGGCCATAGATATAGCTTCTGCTATGTC includes:
- a CDS encoding spermidine/putrescine ABC transporter ATP-binding protein, whose amino-acid sequence is DIAEAISMADRVVVLTNRPAKIKSIHQIAFSCADRSPLKCRDDNNFKNYFNTIWKELDVHVS